Proteins found in one Paenibacillus borealis genomic segment:
- a CDS encoding S66 family peptidase, whose product MIRYPVLEPGAVIGVTAPSSGVGEELHELLELACSRLQSHGYGVVCGATAWTQDKAKSAPAGVRAAEFNAMMADDSIGLIIPPWGGELLIEILEQVDFDNMKVKWILGYSDISVLLLAVTLRTGIATAHGTNFIDLRGKETDPVTAMWESVLSTASGELVLQHSSQQYQLEWGGGEPSPHVFNLTEITNWKTVGNQNVTMQGRLLGGCIDVIRHLIGTPYGDLRHFQQHYIQNEPILWYLENCELSVTDLRRSLLQMKLAGWFDHCSGLMFGRSAANRPMENYTVEDVYQELASELGLPVIYDIDCGHLPPQLTLVNGAFAEVEVRVEAEEAGGMEEGQKGRGTVRQYFRV is encoded by the coding sequence ATGATCAGATATCCGGTATTAGAGCCAGGAGCAGTTATAGGTGTAACGGCACCTTCTTCGGGGGTAGGGGAGGAATTGCATGAGCTGCTTGAGCTTGCCTGCAGCCGGCTGCAGAGCCATGGTTATGGCGTGGTGTGCGGTGCAACGGCGTGGACGCAGGATAAAGCCAAGTCAGCACCGGCAGGCGTGCGTGCGGCTGAATTCAATGCCATGATGGCCGATGACAGCATCGGGCTCATCATCCCGCCTTGGGGCGGGGAGCTGCTGATCGAGATTCTGGAGCAGGTAGATTTCGATAACATGAAGGTCAAATGGATTCTCGGCTACTCTGATATCAGTGTGCTACTGCTGGCTGTTACTCTCCGGACGGGCATCGCCACTGCTCACGGCACCAATTTTATTGATTTACGTGGAAAAGAGACAGACCCGGTGACGGCTATGTGGGAATCCGTGCTGTCTACAGCAAGCGGGGAATTGGTACTTCAGCATTCCTCGCAGCAGTACCAGCTGGAATGGGGAGGCGGGGAGCCTTCACCCCATGTGTTCAATCTTACCGAAATCACCAACTGGAAGACTGTAGGTAATCAGAACGTAACTATGCAGGGCCGGCTGCTCGGCGGCTGCATTGACGTAATCCGGCATCTCATCGGCACGCCGTATGGGGATCTGCGGCATTTCCAGCAGCATTATATCCAGAATGAGCCCATCCTGTGGTACTTGGAGAACTGCGAGCTGTCTGTAACCGATCTGCGCAGATCCCTGCTGCAGATGAAGCTGGCCGGCTGGTTCGACCATTGCAGCGGCCTGATGTTCGGCCGGAGCGCAGCTAACCGTCCTATGGAGAATTACACCGTAGAGGATGTCTATCAGGAGCTGGCCAGCGAGTTGGGGTTGCCGGTCATTTACGATATCGATTGCGGCCATCTGCCGCCGCAGCTTACGCTGGTGAACGGGGCTTTTGCGGAGGTGGAGGTCCGAGTTGAAGCGGAAGAGGCTGGGGGAATGGAAGAGGGCCAAAAGGGCAGGGGTACGGTTAGGCAGTATTTTCGCGTGTAA
- a CDS encoding diguanylate cyclase domain-containing protein: protein MKIGEFAELNKVTTKMLRHYDEIGLLHPAAVDSMTGYRSYTSEQSHSLNWIMVLKSLNFTLGEIKEFLGGPVDSVILIRQLVRKRIEISSALNEQIHKKMAIDRLINLIEKEGFEMNKTIDLQTIALADVHEIKKNIPNMEMFLENVAGIIARCTYEDIHSVIRFDISHFKQVNDDYGFDVGDKVIVACYQLIEDNIYKQLSHATIGRAHGDEFIVFAKANKDAASLVAQCIIDAMLSFDFSAIGCPKPMSCYIGGLAGPFGKSTDIRVIIEASIETLERARRNGMNSFIIDSYSV, encoded by the coding sequence TTGAAAATCGGGGAATTCGCAGAACTGAATAAAGTTACCACCAAAATGCTCCGTCATTACGATGAGATTGGTCTGCTTCATCCTGCTGCCGTTGATTCCATGACTGGTTACCGGTCCTATACGTCAGAGCAGTCCCATTCTTTGAATTGGATTATGGTTCTGAAGAGTCTTAATTTCACCCTGGGTGAAATTAAGGAGTTCTTAGGCGGACCGGTTGACAGCGTGATTCTCATCCGCCAGCTGGTACGCAAACGGATTGAAATTTCGTCGGCATTAAATGAACAAATTCACAAGAAAATGGCCATAGACCGGCTCATAAACCTCATTGAAAAGGAAGGCTTCGAAATGAATAAGACCATTGACTTGCAAACTATAGCGCTGGCAGATGTGCATGAAATCAAAAAGAACATCCCCAACATGGAAATGTTCCTTGAAAATGTAGCCGGTATTATTGCCCGGTGTACGTATGAAGATATCCACTCGGTTATACGCTTTGACATCAGCCATTTCAAACAGGTGAATGACGATTACGGCTTCGACGTAGGGGATAAAGTCATTGTCGCCTGCTATCAATTGATTGAAGACAACATCTACAAACAACTGAGTCATGCTACCATAGGCCGCGCGCACGGGGATGAATTTATTGTCTTTGCCAAAGCGAACAAGGATGCAGCCAGCCTGGTTGCTCAATGTATCATCGATGCTATGCTAAGCTTTGACTTCTCCGCTATCGGCTGCCCGAAGCCCATGAGCTGTTATATCGGCGGTCTGGCCGGACCGTTCGGCAAAAGCACAGATATCCGTGTTATCATCGAGGCTTCCATCGAGACTCTTGAGCGGGCACGCCGAAATGGGATGAACTCTTTTATTATTGATTCGTATAGTGTGTAG
- a CDS encoding response regulator transcription factor gives MKKILVVDDEPAIVSAIAYALRREGYEVDTAGDGEEALSKTNTFHPNVLVLDVMMPKLSGYDVCRKLENRDDIGIILLTVKNDIVDKIVGLELGADDYMTKPFEIRELLARVKALLRRLEKNTAEVKSELIEYGILRVHPDRRSAELGEESLELTPKEFDLLLLLLSHPQRVYMREELLEQVWDMDYAGGTRTVDIHIQRLRKKLGEPYQNILQTVYGVGYKAVPAGSYP, from the coding sequence ATGAAAAAAATACTGGTCGTCGATGATGAACCGGCCATTGTGAGTGCGATTGCCTACGCGCTGCGGCGTGAAGGTTACGAGGTCGATACCGCTGGTGACGGTGAGGAAGCACTGAGCAAGACGAACACCTTCCACCCGAACGTACTGGTGCTGGATGTTATGATGCCGAAGCTGAGCGGGTATGATGTGTGCCGCAAGCTTGAGAACCGTGATGATATTGGAATTATTCTCCTAACAGTCAAAAATGATATTGTCGATAAAATTGTCGGACTGGAGCTCGGCGCAGATGATTATATGACCAAGCCGTTCGAGATCCGCGAGCTGCTGGCCCGGGTCAAGGCGCTGCTGCGCAGGCTGGAGAAGAATACGGCTGAGGTTAAGAGCGAGCTGATCGAATACGGCATTCTGCGGGTACACCCCGACCGGCGCAGCGCCGAGCTTGGGGAAGAGAGCCTTGAGCTGACTCCGAAGGAATTCGATCTGCTGCTCTTGCTGCTCTCCCACCCGCAGCGGGTGTATATGCGCGAGGAGCTGCTGGAGCAGGTGTGGGATATGGATTACGCCGGGGGAACGCGTACGGTGGATATCCATATTCAGCGGCTGCGCAAAAAGCTGGGCGAGCCTTACCAGAACATCCTGCAGACCGTCTATGGCGTCGGCTACAAAGCGGTGCCTGCGGGTAGCTACCCATGA
- a CDS encoding sensor histidine kinase — MRVSIKLKFSLFLALLLILALSVLSYFVLRGVERNQQGQTEIYLAQHVTTVNLRVKQTYYTGVRLTPQAFMQQRGRALAADLAGYTGLEVTLYDSQGQQVGTSAQGEPGPGRPDVSAALDYALNNKVAYQSEGDKLFYLAPLQGPEEQMGVVQLQYSLQGARSFQQTLLNLFLTTGGAVLVLSFIIGYLYFNRAAAAIGRLKKSAEDIRRADYISAPPVKRKDELGELAEGIYFMSREIEDSIAAKDEERRKLQLAVEKLQALEQQQKQYIGNISHEFKTPLTSIKAYVDLLNMYDDDPELLHDAKLSIAKETDRLYEMVEKVLQLTALEKYDFESQAELLEVESMLRDICGRMKGKAERYGLTVSLDVKPAHIWIDKESFMHIFINLLDNAIKYNVPQGSIHLRNEVRDGRVWITVRDSGIGIPEESRDKIFEPFYTVNRDRSRASGGTGLGLSLVRNLVEKQNGTIVLLESSGGGAAFELSFPLVTAKQFPL, encoded by the coding sequence ATGAGAGTCAGCATCAAGCTGAAGTTCAGCCTGTTCCTGGCTCTGCTGCTTATTCTTGCGCTCAGCGTGCTGAGCTATTTCGTGCTGCGCGGGGTGGAGCGGAATCAGCAGGGTCAGACGGAGATCTATCTGGCCCAGCATGTCACAACCGTTAATCTGCGCGTGAAGCAGACTTACTATACCGGTGTGCGCCTCACGCCGCAGGCCTTCATGCAGCAGCGGGGCCGGGCACTGGCCGCCGACCTGGCCGGGTACACCGGCCTGGAGGTTACCCTGTACGACAGTCAGGGCCAGCAGGTTGGAACCTCGGCGCAGGGTGAGCCGGGGCCGGGCAGGCCGGATGTCAGCGCGGCGCTGGACTACGCGCTGAATAATAAAGTCGCCTATCAGAGTGAAGGCGACAAGCTGTTCTATCTTGCTCCGCTGCAGGGGCCGGAGGAGCAGATGGGTGTGGTGCAGCTGCAGTACTCGCTGCAGGGCGCCCGGAGCTTCCAGCAGACACTGCTGAATCTGTTCCTGACGACAGGGGGCGCGGTACTGGTGCTCAGCTTCATCATCGGGTACCTGTACTTCAACCGTGCTGCGGCAGCGATCGGGCGGCTGAAGAAATCGGCGGAGGATATCCGCCGTGCCGATTACATCTCGGCTCCGCCCGTGAAGCGCAAGGATGAACTCGGGGAGCTGGCGGAAGGCATCTACTTCATGAGCCGGGAGATCGAGGACAGCATTGCCGCGAAGGATGAGGAGCGGCGCAAGCTGCAGCTCGCGGTGGAGAAGCTGCAGGCGCTGGAGCAGCAGCAGAAGCAGTACATCGGGAATATCAGCCATGAGTTCAAGACACCGCTGACCTCAATCAAGGCTTACGTTGACCTCCTTAATATGTATGATGATGACCCCGAGCTGCTGCATGATGCCAAGCTCAGCATTGCCAAGGAAACAGACCGGCTGTATGAGATGGTGGAGAAGGTCCTGCAGCTGACCGCGCTGGAGAAATATGATTTCGAATCCCAGGCAGAGCTGCTGGAGGTTGAGAGCATGCTGCGGGATATTTGCGGGCGGATGAAGGGCAAAGCGGAGCGTTATGGACTTACGGTATCGCTTGATGTCAAGCCGGCGCATATCTGGATCGATAAAGAGAGCTTCATGCATATCTTCATCAACCTGCTCGACAATGCGATCAAATATAATGTCCCGCAGGGAAGCATTCATCTGCGGAACGAGGTCAGAGACGGGCGGGTATGGATTACGGTCCGCGATTCCGGCATCGGCATTCCTGAAGAGTCGCGGGACAAGATTTTTGAGCCTTTTTACACCGTTAACCGTGACCGTTCAAGAGCCTCGGGAGGCACGGGGCTTGGACTCTCACTGGTCCGTAATCTGGTGGAGAAGCAGAACGGAACCATAGTGCTGCTGGAAAGCTCAGGCGGGGGGGCGGCGTTTGAGCTGTCTTTTCCCTTAGTGACGGCAAAACAGTTTCCACTGTAA
- a CDS encoding TolB family protein yields the protein MNAENNRRRVKVRAILLCGAVLLSVTGCAAENTETRQVVEKSGQKITVLDNISESVYTQLKLEGIDKVEGVRGTDFVSEDVMVVTKENRNLPAQVIEGQERYPLNLYLHTFSTGDETPLQEGELNYGSPQLSPDKTHVFYKELYEATGLGYIMDLATGLSVKASDAEFRSEEGRWADNDHVIYPDMEGNIMSADVTGKQEMLLKTGVPYVHEVIQSGSRILYVTGEDSQLSAYDTDTKQTKVLGTNVLWVVPSPDGSTLAIVERKGPGEMVLKLCDSEGNEQSQLAAGQQIFGTSWSPDGSKLAYAVTAAGSADDQEDLFITEVETGEQTPVLNDIRVSDQLHWSPSGKKLLATATVLKDNVYQFLTYVVSLS from the coding sequence ATGAATGCTGAGAACAATAGAAGAAGGGTCAAGGTGCGGGCAATTCTGCTATGTGGTGCGGTTCTGCTGTCCGTGACAGGCTGCGCTGCGGAGAATACTGAAACGAGGCAGGTGGTCGAGAAATCCGGCCAAAAAATCACGGTCCTCGATAACATTAGCGAATCTGTCTATACCCAGTTGAAGCTGGAAGGGATCGATAAGGTGGAGGGTGTGCGGGGCACGGATTTCGTCAGTGAGGACGTCATGGTTGTGACCAAAGAAAACCGTAATCTCCCTGCACAGGTGATCGAAGGCCAGGAGAGATATCCGCTGAATCTCTATCTGCATACATTCTCCACGGGTGATGAAACTCCGCTGCAGGAGGGAGAGTTGAATTATGGTTCACCGCAGCTGTCTCCGGACAAGACGCATGTGTTCTACAAAGAGCTGTATGAAGCTACTGGACTCGGCTATATTATGGATCTGGCCACGGGCCTTTCGGTGAAGGCAAGCGATGCGGAGTTCAGAAGTGAAGAAGGAAGATGGGCGGATAACGATCATGTGATTTATCCGGATATGGAAGGCAATATCATGAGCGCGGATGTGACCGGAAAGCAGGAAATGTTGCTGAAGACCGGAGTGCCTTATGTTCATGAGGTGATCCAGAGCGGCAGCCGGATTCTATATGTCACGGGTGAAGACAGCCAGCTTAGCGCTTATGATACGGATACGAAACAGACCAAGGTGCTGGGGACAAATGTGCTATGGGTTGTTCCGTCACCGGACGGGAGCACGCTCGCAATTGTGGAACGGAAGGGTCCGGGCGAGATGGTGCTGAAGCTCTGTGACAGTGAAGGCAATGAACAGTCGCAGCTTGCAGCAGGCCAGCAGATCTTCGGTACCAGCTGGTCGCCGGACGGCAGCAAGCTGGCCTATGCAGTCACTGCAGCAGGTTCTGCTGATGATCAGGAAGACCTGTTCATTACCGAGGTTGAGACCGGAGAGCAGACGCCTGTGCTGAATGATATCCGCGTGTCTGACCAGCTGCATTGGAGCCCCTCAGGCAAGAAGCTTCTGGCCACGGCAACTGTGCTGAAGGACAATGTATATCAGTTCCTCACCTATGTGGTGAGTTTGTCTTAA
- a CDS encoding MarR family winged helix-turn-helix transcriptional regulator, translating to MNDKEWERLEEADHLFRKMVRRFVKERDRVSVEGIALPGMLILQKIIRDGEQRLGDLAEQLDFTSGAITALSDKLEAGGFTVRRRKEDDRRTVLLDITAKGREMVERNSNIGARCITLLFEGFTDEELEQQSRFYERIIGNLEGFSDTLLKLAQQNAEIPVPREPEQKPRAGTKKNYLSY from the coding sequence ATGAATGATAAAGAGTGGGAGCGGCTGGAGGAGGCGGACCACCTGTTCCGCAAAATGGTGCGCAGATTCGTCAAGGAGCGTGACCGCGTAAGTGTGGAGGGGATTGCCTTGCCGGGCATGCTGATTCTGCAAAAGATTATCCGGGACGGTGAGCAGCGGCTCGGCGATCTGGCGGAGCAGCTTGATTTCACTTCGGGCGCTATAACGGCGCTAAGCGACAAGCTGGAGGCCGGCGGATTTACAGTGCGCAGACGCAAGGAAGATGACCGCAGAACCGTGCTGCTTGATATTACAGCCAAGGGCCGGGAGATGGTGGAGCGCAACAGCAACATCGGCGCCCGATGTATTACGCTTCTGTTCGAGGGCTTTACGGATGAGGAGCTTGAGCAGCAGAGCCGCTTCTATGAGCGGATCATCGGCAACCTGGAAGGGTTCTCGGATACCCTGCTGAAGCTGGCCCAGCAGAATGCTGAAATCCCCGTACCCAGAGAGCCTGAACAGAAGCCGCGCGCAGGCACGAAGAAGAATTATCTCAGCTACTGA